TTCTGGTTGTTTAGAGGATAGCATGAATTGAGGAGAAATTTAAATATACGATGTTTGTTTTGAAAACTAATGAAAACCAATGACGGGATGAAGTGCTTTGTTTCGTATCTACTCTTATGTTGTATGAGATTGCAACAATAGAGCATGATTTTCAGCTACAGCAGTCACAGCATGTGTTTATCTTGGTCTGAGTTTGAGCAGAGGGTGATTTCATGTGTGTTTGGATTGAAGTTCTTGTGGAGCTGTGTTTGTGTTgttcaaaattatttattttatttgagttTTTGAAATCAGGAGTCTCATAATTATCTTCTTAAGAGGGCGATTTCATGTGTATATGGTTTGGATTGAAGTTCTTGTTTAGGAGCTGTGTTTGTGGTGTTCAAAAAGGATTATTTTATTTGAGTTTTTGAAATCAGGAGTCTTATAATTATCTTCTTAAGCAGAGTTAGTGTAATCTTCAAAATGGCAAGAGTTCGAGGTGCTATGTAAAATCTGAAGTGTGTTAATAAATTTCTATTTTTTCTAGAGTTGGTTCTCGAGCTGGGGTTGGTGCCTCGGTATACTGGAGTTGGTGCTCAATGTTTGTAATCCGGGTTGGTGCCCATTTCATATTAATGAAAGCTATTTGATGCCGTGGTTTtctttacccaaaagggttttccacaagATATCTGGTGTATTTGTCTTTGTGGTTGCTCTTGTTGTGTTTTTATATGATTTCAGTTATTTAAATTGTTAAATTACTGTAATaccgattcaccccacccccccctctctctctctctcagtattGCCTCTATGCTCTTCACATATTGCACGTAAAAGTAGCTGATCCCAAGTCAACCTTGCATAGCAAAAAGGAAAAAGCATAAACAAGTTTACAACATAGTTCTGACTTGTCAAGAAGAGACGTACACATATTTGTAGCTTTAACATATCTATGCATACTTACCAGTGTTACCACTACTTTTGTTCAAAAGGGGAGGTAAAATCAAAATGTCCAACCAAATTGACATGTTTAGAAGTTAGAACATGGAAGtaaaatgaaaaaaattcatgTGAAATGACTAAGCAAAGAAATCTATATTACAAATTTTTTAATAAAGATGTCATCAAGAAGAAGAATTCCATTCCATTTGACAAGACCCAACGTATACACTATATATTATCAAAGAACGTATACACTATATATTCTCAAAGATTGACTTTAGATGGTTGATATATTCTAATGCATTTCCACAAAGTGAACAAGGAAAGACATTTCTCACAATAGATGGACACAATGGGTACCTGCATTATCACTTAATCTGACATTCCATGCCCTGGCAACCTACAGTAAAAATCGGGAAAAACCTAGTCTAATGTATATCTGGTCAAGAGATGTTTTGAATGCCCCTTTGCACAATTGGATTTGTCAGCAAAACTACCTAAATGGACACTTTCAATTGCTTCGAGATCTCTATTTTGCCCAGTAAGGCTGGTACTATGGCAGGTGACCCTGAGACTTAATTTTGAGGTAACTATTCAAAATATGTTATAAGTTGGATCAACCCAAGTCAGAAGAATCAATGAAAGTGCAATTGTTCATTACTTACGAATTTATTTTGGGATCAATGTTTCTATCATATATATGATGGACTAGATGGTAAAAATTAAATTTCTGATGTAAAAAGCTAAAGAGGCATGATGGACACCTTTGCCTGGCTGGTAAGATTACACTTCTGATTGAACTTTGGTTGCCGATCATGATTACACCTCTTCGTACTAGTTCCCTAAAGATTTCAACTTGTCAGTTGGAAATAAACCTTCCTTACAACCTAGGCAGTAAACCAGGTAGGACTAAGAGGTTACTGTTGGTTTCTTGAAGATTAAAATATCTGTACCATCAATAAAGACAAAGGTGGTTACGGCCAGTAGATAGTTGAATAGTTTCTCTCAAAGCATGGTGTTTACTTCTATATAGATAATCAGACCTCAACTCACTGCATTATTTTACAGTAAATGATTGGGCATTATTTACATCAACCAAATGCAAGCTCGGCCTATGAGGTTCCTTCTCTTTAATAGATGTTTGCTATGGTCTAAAATTATCATTCATGGTTTTCTTGTACTGAAAGGAAAATAGAAAACTTGGTGAGTTGCCCCCACACATTTAGGGCAAAATTTTAGGACTTTCCAATAGCTTGGATATTGGTAAAAGAAGCACCTAGTTCCTTAAAACAGCAGAACATTCATTGCATTTGTACCCAGCCATGATTCTTTCAGAAAATGTTTATACTTAGATCATTAAAATGTATGTTTTGGCAAATAATCTCTTCaaacatgtaatgtccccactttgaaataaaatttaataataaatgataataataaatgataataataaatgataataataaatgataataataaaattaaaataattaaaattaaattaaaatattaaataatataattaaatatgattaattaaaaattaattaagttaatgaaaagtcaaaagacatgaaaggaaaagttgtgactccctcaacaatgagatataaaagggagaagagaacctcatttgagagggggaataatttgaaaatgagaggtgcagatctaatttaaataataaatgcagatctgattatgagaggttgtgtccctttcaaagggcagaaataatgaagagttgcactctttcaaagggtgctaacggtgaaagggtgtgtctcttgccaaagggtatacatgatgaagtggtgtgacctctccctcacattgagagatataaaggaaaggaatcaaagcatccaataacatcaccgtggattgataagatcagaactgttattatgttacaagcagtaacatctttgttcttagtggtatgcatggggatgagctGAGTTGTTCATTCACATTTTGGCATAAAGTGGTTATATATACTTATGGATAGAAAACCGGAAGAACACCACCATCATTGCCCAGTTGGGTGGTTCTATATGCACagagtcagtaaaccagatcgcatgAAGACATGGATTGGTGTCAAGGATGACAGTATATACATAGCATAGTGACAAAGAACTACAACACAAACCACAACAGTACAGTTTCCATTACAAAATCAGTCATAGACACAAATTGCATACTCATATCAATGAATGACACCTTCTGAACTGCTGGTATCATTAACTCTATCAGTCATAACATATCCTCAATTGTCAAAATCCGGAAAGCTGATCAAGATAAGTTCCATTATTCGAATTAATCTCAGAATTTTATAGTAAAATATATCTAATTCTGataaaattgtatttattaatatattactatTCTAATTTGTGGTTAGAATGGATGTCTCAGGTTTAAATTAAGGGAAATcccaagtggggacattacaaaacatGAGAAAGTGCAATAGAAGTTTACATTAATCATATTACTATAGCTTTTTAAAGAACTAAACATTGTCAAACAAATAGAAAGTTGTTGCAAAAATAAAACTCAAAGGCTCCTCAAGAATGAAAAACATGCAAGACTCTCAATCGCTGGAATTAAAGATTGAATATTTTATATCAAGAACTGTTTCCACTTTTTCAGATTTAATTTTATGGTACTTGTTATTTAAGTATTTTATGTCATATGGATGTAGTGGTTGTGCAAATTTGTAGCAGCCTTATTTGCCAacatgataaaatttcaaattctaaTTGTGTCTACTTCTGCACCTCCACAATAATGCGAGAAATAAATGCTtatatattgcaagtttttgaatCGTTGATCGCAGTAAGAACTAGTCGGCAGGATAGATTAGCAGTCTTTAATGTCTTGAACATATTGGATTATTTCTTCCACTAACCGTAACTTTCCAAATTTATATGTACTGTCACTGTAAGTTGGCTTGCACATTCTATTTAGCCTGTTCTCAGTATGCTGTTCCAACTCTGTTTGCCCAAAGAAAATGGATATAAAAGCATTTTGCTTGAgtaaaaaaattcaacaaatggTCCTAAATGATTAAAAATCAAGTCATATGTGATGCAGCATAGATGCACGAGAATCACACAAGACATAATGTTCAGTAAATGCCTGACATAGAAGCCAAAAAACAGGTTTTTGTATGTGGTAATGGCTCATACCTGCCAAATCAGGATTTGCTTGTGTCAGTTTTAGCCAGTCCATTTGGCTATATCCCTTTTCAAATGGAACCTTCACTCGAGGTACTGGTTTCTTAATAATAATAGATTTAGCTAACACTGTTGTTTTTGGATCAGTGGTCTCTGTATTTGCTGTGCTATTAATTTTAGGAGCAGGCACCTGGAATATTTTCACATCTTCAATTGAAGAAACTTTGGACTCTACATTTTTAGCACTATCAGACACATCATCTATATGAACGTCAGACACATCATCTATACGAAGCTCAGAAACTTGAGGCATGGGTTTTGGTGATTCCAGTTGATCCACATCAGGGACTGAGTTAACCTGCATGGAAATTGTGCATGTTAGCATGTTAATGCATGGTTATCTGGGCATAACTGAGACTTTCATATATCCAATCAAACACATTGTAGACTTGAAAAAcaattcaagaaaaagaaaattttcatgatcTCATTAAGAATGTATATCATCTTATTTATTTTTCTTGAAGAAAGATACACAGCATTTCAATTAAGTGTATAGCCCTAACAAGAAGACCCATGCGTTCAAAGCCCTGTCAAGATTACACTTCCAGTAAGGACTAGAAATTATGAGTTATTTTCATGCCTTCTAGGCTGCGATTGTATTCATGGCTGGCTCTTTTCATTTATTAATGATGAGCTTAAGCACTCCCTTATGTGTAGTATCAAAGCCAGCATTAATTTACAATCCAATTGACCAACACCAGTCATTTGCAGACAttaatatattttctttctttttaaattGAGAGTGCAATTTTACTATTCATAAAGGATATATTAAGAGTCTGAACAATTCATTGTAGAAATGAACTTGCCtgacaaaatgaaaagtcaaaagccTCATCCATGAGTTCCAAGATACCCTTTTGATCCTTCTAGTTGGAACAATAGGAAAGAAACAGAGGCACGACTGTGAATGCTCTGCAAAACTGCCATTCTTTTGTAGAGTTAGGTAAAGCACCATAAATATGCATATCATGTAAAAAAAAATGTGTAATATTAAATAATGTCAACTTGTGAAGGTATACATGGTGCAACAGATAGAGCAAAACTGTTAAATGGCATGAAATATGAAA
This genomic stretch from Cryptomeria japonica chromosome 8, Sugi_1.0, whole genome shotgun sequence harbors:
- the LOC131038430 gene encoding cytochrome b5 domain-containing protein RLF, whose product is MDEAFDFSFCQVNSVPDVDQLESPKPMPQVSELRIDDVSDVHIDDVSDSAKNVESKVSSIEDVKIFQVPAPKINSTANTETTDPKTTVLAKSIIIKKPVPRVKVPFEKGYSQMDWLKLTQANPDLAGLKGQSNRRLISMDEVKQHKSEGDLWTVLKGCVYNISPYMKFHPGGVDMLMKAAGKDCTALFNKYHAWVNAEFLLEKCLVGFLDVPT